A window of the Henckelia pumila isolate YLH828 chromosome 3, ASM3356847v2, whole genome shotgun sequence genome harbors these coding sequences:
- the LOC140887384 gene encoding uncharacterized protein, with translation MELGLSLGDTRKPFSLLHEKSQKMLGLDLGLICMDNIGGSTTTGHHEETASSESDQRSSDPTVQLRLLPFSPLHTTHPPPSTTYKFPFPWPNDHNNTSFVNSTEAVRGEKKCEEWVSSTKINNNKSYHHDETMDYFSIFKSNNKRTVEYFEEITANSRGTSDEEDHQNGVARKKLRLSKEQSAFLEDSFKEHNTLNPKQKVALAKELNLRPRQVEVWFQNRRARTKLKQTEVDYEYLKRCCETLTEENKRLQKELQELRALNKATNPFYKHLPATTLTMCPSCERIATATTAAATGGAAASANKPAC, from the exons ATGGAGCTAGGCTTGAGCTTGGGAGACACCCGGAAGCCATTTTCTTTATTACATGAGAAATCACAGAAAATGTTGGGGTTGGATTTGGGGTTAATCTGCATGGACAATATTGGCGGAAGTACTACTACAGGTCATCATGAAGAAACAGCTTCTTCTGAGAGTGATCAGAGATCGTCAGATCCAACGGTTCAGCTTCGTCTTCTTCCTTTCTCTCCGCTTCACACAACTCATCCTCCTCCTTCCACCACCTACAAGTTTCCTTTCCCATGGCCGAATGATCATAATAATACCAGCT TTGTGAATAGTACTGAAGCTGTGAGAGGGGAGAAGAAATGCGAAGAATGGGTTTCATCTACGAAGATTAATAATAACAAATCATATCATCATGATGAGACGATGGATTATTTTTCGATATTCAAAAGTAATAATAAGAGGACAGTCGAATATTTCGAAGAAATCACGGCGAATTCCAGGGGAACTAGCGATGAAGAAGATCATCAAAATGGGGTGGCCAGAAAAAAACTCAGGCTCAGTAAAGAACAATCTGCGTTTCTTGAAGACAGCTTCAAAGAACACAACACCCTCAATCCT AAACAGAAGGTAGCACTTGCTAAGGAGTTGAATCTTCGGCCTCGCCAAGTGGAAGTATGGTTCCAAAACAGAAGGGCTAG GACGAAGCTGAAGCAGACAGAGGTGGATTACGAGTATTTAAAGAGGTGCTGCGAGACGCTGACAGAAGAAAACAAGAGGTTGCAAAAGGAGCTTCAAGAATTAAGAGCACTTAATAAGGCTACTAACCCTTTCTACAAACACCTTCCCGCTACTACTCTCACCATGTGTCCCTCTTGTGAAAGAATAGCCACCGCCACCACCGCCGCCGCTACCGGTGGCGCCGCCGCCTCTGCTAACAAGCCTGCGTGCTGA
- the LOC140887383 gene encoding protein trichome birefringence-like — MADMKKYAPINGGNLFSDFKIHFSIFRTKKTFAIAYGFFFVFIAFTIFLAFSPSSNSSSPWFTNIFAVSTSGHGSASSTSPSSSSILSDESYGSRVSSIFSYFFPNSSSPSQSHNFPGTESAGSQNLSSSAPSLDKETPAAKNLTQNEEETRKVDVLKPTNVTVLPQKPSVNETVNNNKPPTKSSEGSPGVKNQTQSYQSSDKTEGLKQNQTQGESLGDKVGVLKANESSAANRTVIQPPNPVKNVTLVSGKGTSDKGLIHNFTSSLMKKQNTSANTSNGKQGMDEVINSLMNCDLFDGNWVTDDSYPLYKPGSCSLIDEQFNCFLNGRPDNGYHKLKWKPKGCAIPRLNGSHMLELLRGKRLVFVGDSLNRNMWESLICILKNSVKDQNKVYEESGRHHFRAEASYAFIFEEYKCRVEFFVSPFLVQEWEVSSKNGTKKETLRLDMVGSSAEKYISADVIVFNTGHWWTHEKTSKGNDYYQEGSHVYSNLDVNEAFRKALTTWGRWVDANVSPSKSLVFFRGYSASHFSGGQWNSGGQCDHETEPIKNETYLTPYPPKMTVLEKVFKGMKTHVTYMNVTRMTDYRKDGHPSIYRKQHLSEEERRSPLSFQDCSHWCLPGVPDAWNEILYAELLVKLNKFRPQEKRS, encoded by the exons ATGGCGGATATGAAGAAATATGCGCCGATTAATGGTGGGAATCTGTTCTCCGACTTCAAAATCCACTTTTCGATCTTCAGGACGAAGAAAACCTTTGCGATTGCATATGGGttcttttttgttttcattgccTTCACCATTTTCCTCGCCTTCAGCCCTTCTTCCAACTCTTCTTCTCCATGGTTCACCAACATATTTGCTGTAAGTACAAGCGGCCATGGCTCTGCTAGTTCGACTTCTCCCTCTTCGTCTTCGATTTTGTCAGATGAGTCGTATGGATCTCGTGTCTCTTCTATTTTCTCTTATTTCTTCCCAAACTCGTCGTCTCCGTCGCAATCCCATAATTTTCCGGGAACCGAAAGTGCTGGATCTCAAAACTTGTCATCCTCGGCACCGAgtttggataaagaaactcctgCCGCAAAAAACCTGACTCAGAATGAAGAGGAAACTCGTAAAGTCGATGTCTTGAAGCCAACCAACGTCACAGTTTTGCCCCAGAAGCCTTCTGTCAATGAAACGGTGAATAACAATAAACCCCCGACAAAATCCAGTGAAGGGTCTCCAGGTGTCAAGAACCAGACTCAAAGTTACCAGTCGAGTGATAAAACTGAAGGCCTAAAGCAAAATCAGACTCAGGGTGAATCTTTGGGAGATAAAGTTGGAGTCTTGAAGGCAAATGAGAGCAGTGCTGCGAACAGAACTGTTATTCAGCCACCGAATCCGGTGAAAAATGTTACTTTGGTCTCGGGAAAAGGGACTTCAGATAAGGGTCTGATTCATAATTTCACATCTTCTTTGATGAAGAAACAGAACACTAGTGCTAATACCTCGAATGGGAAACAAGGGATGGATGAAGTGATAAATTCTCTGATGAATTGTGATCTGTTTGATGGGAATTGGGTGACAGATGACTCTTATCCGCTGTACAAACCCGGTTCTTGTTCTCTCATCGATGAGCAATTTAATTGTTTCCTTAACGGTAGGCCTGACAATGGCTACCACAAACTTAAATGGAAGCCAAAAGGTTGCGCTATTCCAAG GTTGAACGGCAGCCATATGCTGGAATTGTTGAGAGGAAAAAGGCTAGTTTTTGTTGGCGATTCCCTCAACAGGAACATGTGGGAATCTCTTATTTGCATCCTCAAGAACTCTGTAAAAGATCAGAATAAAGTTTACGAAGAATCCGGCAGGCACCATTTTCGGGCTGAAGCTTCGTATGCCTTCATATTTGAA GAGTACAAATGCAGGGTGGAGTTTTTTGTGTCTCCTTTCTTGGTTCAAGAGTGGGAAGTCTCGTCGAAAAATGGAACGAAGAAGGAAACTCTTCGGCTTGATATGGTTGGGAGTTCAGCTGAAAAATATATAAGTGCAGATGTGATTGTGTTCAATACCGGACACTGGTGGACTCATGAGAAAACTTCGAAAGG GAACGACTATTACCAAGAAGGTAGCCATGTTTACAGCAACCTAGACGTGAACGAAGCATTTCGAAAGGCCTTGACGACTTGGGGAAGATGGGTGGATGCCAATGTCAGTCCTTCGAAATCACTAGTGTTTTTCAGGGGCTATTCAGCATCTCATTTCAG TGGTGGGCAATGGAATTCCGGGGGACAATGCGACCACGAAACGGAGCCGATCAAGAACGAAACATATCTAACTCCTTATCCACCAAAGATGACTGTTTTGGAGAAGGTCTTTAAAGGAATGAAGACCCATGTAACATACATGAACGTCACCCGAATGACCGATTACCGGAAGGATGGCCATCCATCAATATACCGGAAACAACATCTCTCGGAAGAAGAGAGGAGATCGCCTTTAAGTTTCCAAGACTGCAGCCACTGGTGCCTCCCCGGGGTCCCGGATGCATGGAACGAGATCCTATATGCAGAGCTTTTAGTTAAACTAAACAAGTTTCGACCGCAGGAGAAACGATCGTAG